The following are encoded in a window of Nibricoccus aquaticus genomic DNA:
- the rpsU gene encoding 30S ribosomal protein S21, with amino-acid sequence MSIEIKIRKNEPIDRALRRMKKKLERENIIKGVRAKRYCEKPCEKRRRKEKVMAFTAMLRRRHAS; translated from the coding sequence ATGTCCATCGAAATCAAAATCCGCAAAAACGAGCCCATCGACCGTGCGCTCCGTCGCATGAAGAAGAAGCTCGAGCGCGAGAACATCATCAAAGGTGTCCGTGCCAAGCGTTACTGCGAGAAGCCGTGCGAGAAGCGTCGTCGTAAGGAGAAGGTCATGGCCTTCACAGCGATGCTGCGCCGCCGCCACGCAAGCTAA
- a CDS encoding sugar phosphate isomerase/epimerase family protein: protein MKPILALSTSWCSSRHTDGYAMLREVADLGFSHVELSHGIRITLVPGILKAMDEGFIKVSSTHNFCPLPTGIVQAAPNLFEPSSSAPQEHDQWLRQTKRSLDFGQQVKARVLVLHLGSVKFGWFNPTGKLDAYFGKHPGVKLAEDERYVALRDKVMKKMQAKKAAYWNQVKASLEEIRPYAAERGIALGCENREDVAELPIDGEFEELLSGMTQPNTAGYWHDTGHAHIKEQLALLNHREHLEKNAARLIGFHLHDVNAAGKDHQPVGAGEIDFEMVSSFWKAHHLLTLEFGPRISVESVKESKLRIEALVAKRFPQA, encoded by the coding sequence ATGAAACCGATCCTCGCGCTCTCTACCAGTTGGTGCTCATCCCGTCACACGGACGGTTACGCGATGTTGCGCGAGGTGGCGGATCTGGGTTTTTCGCATGTGGAGCTGAGCCACGGCATCCGGATCACGCTGGTGCCGGGCATCCTGAAGGCGATGGACGAAGGGTTCATCAAGGTGAGCTCGACGCATAATTTTTGTCCGCTGCCGACGGGGATCGTGCAGGCGGCGCCGAATCTGTTCGAGCCGTCGAGTTCAGCGCCGCAAGAGCACGATCAGTGGCTGCGGCAGACGAAGCGGTCGCTGGACTTTGGGCAGCAAGTGAAGGCGCGCGTGCTGGTGCTGCATCTGGGCAGCGTGAAGTTTGGGTGGTTCAACCCGACGGGAAAACTGGATGCGTATTTCGGGAAGCACCCCGGCGTGAAACTGGCCGAGGACGAGCGGTATGTGGCGCTGCGGGATAAGGTGATGAAGAAGATGCAGGCGAAGAAGGCCGCTTACTGGAATCAGGTGAAGGCGAGTCTGGAGGAGATCCGGCCGTACGCGGCGGAGCGGGGGATCGCGCTGGGTTGTGAGAATAGAGAGGACGTGGCGGAGCTGCCGATCGATGGAGAATTTGAGGAGTTGTTGTCGGGCATGACGCAGCCGAATACGGCGGGTTACTGGCACGACACGGGGCACGCTCACATAAAGGAGCAACTGGCGTTGCTGAATCATCGTGAGCATTTGGAGAAGAATGCGGCGCGGCTGATCGGATTTCACCTGCACGACGTGAACGCGGCGGGAAAAGATCATCAGCCGGTAGGGGCGGGCGAGATCGACTTCGAGATGGTGAGCTCGTTTTGGAAAGCGCACCACTTGTTGACGTTGGAGTTTGGGCCGCGGATCTCGGTCGAGTCGGTGAAAGAATCGAAGCTGCGCATCGAGGCGCTGGTGGCGAAGCGGTTTCCTCAAGCGTAA
- a CDS encoding TlpA family protein disulfide reductase, with product MKLKLLGSLFVLLAVAVFQLQAAEEAKAAPAEAAPSAVKAALMAVIEKVQAKAQAGQVTEAALADELKALDALLAAHKTEKTDDVAQVLVMKSVIYLELIGDTDKAAGFFKQLKAEFPESAQAKDVDEVLKMIEIQQAAARAQEALKVGAVFPDFAEKDLAGNPLSVGKFKGSVVLVDFWATWCGPCVEDMPQVIALYEKYHARGLEIIGVSLDKDEAALKAFIEKNKMTWPQFFDGKFWENKLAGQYGVTSIPFTVLINGDGKIVGTNLRGAKLDAALATLLGQ from the coding sequence ATGAAATTGAAGCTCCTGGGTTCGCTTTTCGTTTTGCTGGCTGTGGCCGTTTTCCAACTACAGGCGGCGGAGGAGGCGAAGGCGGCACCGGCTGAAGCGGCTCCCTCGGCGGTGAAGGCCGCGCTGATGGCGGTGATCGAGAAAGTGCAGGCGAAGGCGCAGGCGGGGCAGGTGACGGAGGCGGCGCTGGCGGATGAGTTGAAGGCGCTGGATGCGCTGCTCGCCGCGCACAAAACGGAGAAGACCGACGATGTCGCGCAGGTGCTCGTGATGAAAAGTGTGATCTATCTCGAGTTAATCGGAGACACGGACAAAGCGGCGGGTTTTTTCAAGCAGCTCAAGGCGGAGTTTCCTGAGTCGGCGCAGGCGAAGGACGTGGATGAAGTGCTCAAGATGATCGAGATCCAGCAAGCGGCGGCGCGCGCGCAGGAGGCATTGAAGGTGGGGGCGGTTTTCCCGGATTTCGCGGAGAAGGATCTGGCGGGCAATCCGCTGTCGGTCGGGAAGTTCAAAGGCAGCGTGGTGCTGGTGGACTTCTGGGCGACGTGGTGCGGGCCGTGCGTGGAGGACATGCCGCAAGTGATCGCGCTCTATGAAAAATACCATGCGCGAGGGCTGGAGATCATCGGGGTGAGCCTGGACAAGGATGAAGCGGCGCTGAAGGCGTTCATCGAAAAAAACAAGATGACGTGGCCGCAGTTTTTTGACGGCAAGTTTTGGGAGAACAAACTCGCGGGGCAGTATGGCGTGACGAGCATCCCGTTCACGGTGCTGATCAATGGGGACGGCAAGATCGTGGGAACGAACTTGCGCGGCGCGAAGCTGGATGCGGCGCTGGCGACGCTGTTGGGGCAGTAA
- a CDS encoding class I SAM-dependent rRNA methyltransferase — translation MKIAGEGLERDGGGMFEDDVRPEKNEKQAPAVIDRSQWARPWAQLKFVSFQPAIFPRMLGEVSRDAKPGDLVSVYDKFGERVGIGLFNPRAKMPLRVVTHTSQILGEEYFETAIRRAVALRKDWFKLDETTDAYRVLNSDGDGVSGLTIDRYGDTLYCDVYSLGIFQRLPKWLPLLHELLGTKHVRVHVDHDLGSLEGIKPSQMKEITASAPDKVKIKEGGVKYEVDFAEGHKTGFFCDQRDNRKRFGTLVKGMRVLDLCSYTGGFSINAALGGADEITAVDLDEKVIAQGRRNANLNQISPNKLKWVHTDAFAYARQMQKNGEQFDAVLCDPPKFVMTRDPAFAAEGMRKYADLNTIAASLVKPGGLFVTASCSGLVSLEDFEGCVIKGVHRLNRRLQIFDRTGPGVDHPVYSNCLESRYLKLLWARVL, via the coding sequence ATGAAAATTGCCGGGGAGGGGTTGGAGCGGGATGGTGGCGGCATGTTTGAAGACGACGTACGTCCCGAGAAAAATGAGAAGCAAGCGCCTGCGGTGATCGACCGTTCGCAGTGGGCGAGGCCGTGGGCGCAGTTGAAGTTTGTCTCGTTCCAGCCGGCGATTTTCCCGCGCATGCTCGGCGAAGTTTCGCGCGATGCGAAGCCGGGCGACCTCGTTTCCGTGTATGACAAGTTTGGCGAGCGCGTGGGCATCGGGCTTTTCAATCCGCGCGCCAAGATGCCGCTGCGCGTGGTCACGCACACATCGCAGATCCTCGGTGAGGAGTATTTCGAGACGGCGATCCGCCGCGCGGTGGCCTTGCGCAAGGATTGGTTCAAACTGGATGAGACGACTGACGCCTATCGCGTGCTCAACTCAGACGGCGACGGTGTCAGCGGGCTGACGATCGACCGCTACGGCGACACGCTTTATTGCGATGTTTACTCGCTGGGGATTTTCCAGCGTCTGCCGAAGTGGCTTCCGCTGCTGCACGAATTGCTCGGCACGAAACACGTGCGCGTGCATGTCGATCATGACCTCGGGAGTCTCGAAGGCATCAAGCCGTCGCAGATGAAGGAGATCACGGCGTCGGCACCCGACAAGGTGAAGATCAAGGAAGGCGGCGTGAAGTACGAGGTGGACTTCGCCGAGGGTCACAAGACCGGGTTCTTCTGCGACCAGCGGGATAATCGCAAACGCTTCGGCACGCTCGTGAAGGGGATGCGCGTGCTCGATCTGTGCAGTTACACCGGCGGTTTCTCGATCAACGCCGCGCTCGGCGGGGCTGACGAAATCACCGCGGTCGATCTCGACGAGAAGGTGATCGCGCAGGGCCGTCGCAACGCGAACCTCAACCAGATTTCCCCGAACAAGCTGAAGTGGGTTCACACCGATGCGTTCGCTTACGCGCGGCAGATGCAGAAAAACGGGGAGCAGTTTGACGCTGTGTTGTGCGATCCGCCGAAGTTCGTGATGACGCGCGATCCGGCTTTCGCCGCCGAGGGCATGCGGAAGTACGCGGACCTGAACACGATTGCGGCGAGTCTTGTGAAGCCAGGCGGGTTGTTTGTCACAGCGTCGTGCTCCGGGCTCGTTTCGCTGGAAGATTTTGAGGGCTGTGTGATCAAGGGTGTGCACCGGCTGAATCGTCGCTTGCAGATATTCGACCGCACGGGGCCGGGCGTGGATCATCCGGTGTATTCGAATTGTTTGGAGAGCCGGTACCTAAAGTTGCTGTGGGCGCGGGTGCTGTGA